In a single window of the Zea mays cultivar B73 chromosome 5, Zm-B73-REFERENCE-NAM-5.0, whole genome shotgun sequence genome:
- the LOC100284196 gene encoding defense-related protein, which yields MGMGPLDNAASAALEAAAAAAAAPSRAGSYAVLQCGEDSEYVRQKYGGYFAVFRALLEEDGERWRVYSAVRGELPADAEAAGFDGFVISGSCADAHGDEPWILALVDLTRRVHAAGKRVLGVCFGHQILCRALGGRTGRSAKGWDIGVSCIHPTAAAARLFAPLKLPVHMPVIEFHQDEVWELPPGAEALARSDKTRVEMFRLGGRAMGVQGHPEYSKDVLMSIADRLLRHNHILDCQVEVAKTSFDVRQPDKELWSKVCRGFLKGRLQSSQQQGVAL from the exons ATGGGAATGGGGCCGCTCGACAACGCCGCGTCGGCCGCGCtggaggccgccgccgccgccgccgccgccccctcgcGGGCGGGCTCGTACGCGGTGCTGCAGTGCGGCGAGGACTCGGAGTACGTGCGGCAGAAGTACGGCGGCTACTTCGCCGTCTTCcgcgcgctgctggaggaggACGGCGAGAGGTGGCGGGTGTACAGCGCCGTCCGCGGGGAGCTCCCCGCCGACGCCGAGGCAGCCGGGTTCGACGGGTTCGTCATCTCCGGGAGCTGCGCCGACGCGCACGGCGACGAGCCCTGGATCCTCGCGCTCGTCGACCTCACCCGCCGCGTCCACGCCGCCGGCAAGCGCGTCCTCGGCGTCTGCTTCGGCCACCAG ATCCTGTGCCGGGCGCTGGGCGGGCGCACGGGGCGGTCGGCCAAGGGCTGGGACATCGGGGTGAGCTGCATCCacccgacggcggcggcggcgcggctgtTCGCGCCGCTGAAGCTGCCCGTGCACATGCCGGTGATCGAGTTCCACCAGGACGAGGTGTGGGAGCTGCCCCCCGGCGCCGAGGCGCTGGCGCGGTCCGACAAGACCCGCGTCGAGATGTTCCGCCTCGGCGGCCGCGCCATGGGCGTCCAGGGCCACCCGGAGTACAGCAAGGACGTCCTCATGAGCATCGCCGACCGCCTCCTCCGCCACAACCACATACTG GACTGCCAGGTGGAAGTGGCCAAGACGAGCTTCGACGTGCGGCAGCCGGACAAGGAGCTGTGGAGCAAGGTGTGCAGGGGCTTCCTCAAGGGAAGGCTCCAGTCGTCGCAGCAGCAAGGTGTGGCGCTATAG
- the LOC103625981 gene encoding uncharacterized protein isoform X1 has protein sequence MGWLWHRRLAHVGMKNLHKLLKGEHILGLTNVHFEKDRICSACQAGKQVGAHHPHKNIMTTDRPLELLHMDLFGPIAYISIGGSKYCLVIVDDYSRFTWVFFLQEKSQTQETLKGFLRRAQNEFGLRIKKIRSDNGTEFKNSQIEGFLEEEGIKHEFSSPYTPQQNGVVERKNRTLLDMARTMLDEYKTPDRFWAAAVNTACYAINRLYLHRILKKTSYELLTGCCTSCAVRIKSGQIRQPEALGISAELKDKGYALLCVGFPSGDVEVETQDEDEVYWLQFGRYFARGPVERDDYALELAMGDE, from the exons atgggttggctctggcaccgccgactagcccatgttgggatgaagaatcttcataagcttctaaagggagaacacattttaggattaacaaatgttcattttgagaaagacaggatttgtagcgcatgtcaggcggggaagcaagttggagctcatcatccacacaagaacatcatgacgaccgacaggccactggagctcctacacatggatctattcggcccgattgcttacataagcatcggcgggagtaagtactgtctagttattgtggatgattattctcgcttcacttgggtattctttttacaggaaaaatctcaaacccaagagaccttgaagggattcttgagacgggctcaaaatgagttcggcttaaggatcaagaaaataagaagcgacaacgggacggagttcaagaactcacaaattgaaggctttcttgaggaggagggcatcaagcatgagttctcttctccctacacccctcaacaaaatggtgtagtggagaggaagaatcgaactctattggacatggcaagaaccatgcttgatgagtacaagacaccggaccggttttgggccgcagcggtcaacaccgcctgctacgccatcaaccggttatatcttcaccgaatcctcaagaagacatcatatgaactcctaaccg GTTGCTGCACAAGCTGTGCAGTCCGAATAAAATCAGGACAGATAAGGCAGCCTGAAGCACTTGGGATATCTGCAGAACTAAAAGATAAG GGCTATGCTTTGTTGTGTGTTGGTTTCCCATCTGGCGATGTTGAAGTCGAGACTCAAGATGAAGATGAG GTATATTGGCTCCAATTCGGGAGATACTTTGCACGAGGGCCAGTG GAAAGAGATGATTACGCGCTAGAACTTGCAATGGGAGACGAATGA
- the LOC100284196 gene encoding defense-related protein isoform X2, with protein sequence MGMGPLDNAASAALEAAAAAAAAPSRAGSYAVLQCGEDSEYVRQKYGGYFAVFRALLEEDGERWRVYSAVRGELPADAEAAGFDGFVISGSCADAHGDEPWILALVDLTRRVHAAGKRVLGVCFGHQILCRALGGRTGRSAKGWDIGVSCIHPTAAAARLFAPLKLPVHMPVIEFHQDEVWELPPGAEALARSDKTRVEMFRLGGRAMGVQGHPEYSKDVLMSIADRLLRHNHILDCQVEVAKTSFDVRQPDKELWSKVCRGFLKGRLQSSQQQGLPGGSGQDELRRAAAGQGAVEQGVQGLPQGKAPVVAAARCGAIAGGNWGGIGCLG encoded by the exons ATGGGAATGGGGCCGCTCGACAACGCCGCGTCGGCCGCGCtggaggccgccgccgccgccgccgccgccccctcgcGGGCGGGCTCGTACGCGGTGCTGCAGTGCGGCGAGGACTCGGAGTACGTGCGGCAGAAGTACGGCGGCTACTTCGCCGTCTTCcgcgcgctgctggaggaggACGGCGAGAGGTGGCGGGTGTACAGCGCCGTCCGCGGGGAGCTCCCCGCCGACGCCGAGGCAGCCGGGTTCGACGGGTTCGTCATCTCCGGGAGCTGCGCCGACGCGCACGGCGACGAGCCCTGGATCCTCGCGCTCGTCGACCTCACCCGCCGCGTCCACGCCGCCGGCAAGCGCGTCCTCGGCGTCTGCTTCGGCCACCAG ATCCTGTGCCGGGCGCTGGGCGGGCGCACGGGGCGGTCGGCCAAGGGCTGGGACATCGGGGTGAGCTGCATCCacccgacggcggcggcggcgcggctgtTCGCGCCGCTGAAGCTGCCCGTGCACATGCCGGTGATCGAGTTCCACCAGGACGAGGTGTGGGAGCTGCCCCCCGGCGCCGAGGCGCTGGCGCGGTCCGACAAGACCCGCGTCGAGATGTTCCGCCTCGGCGGCCGCGCCATGGGCGTCCAGGGCCACCCGGAGTACAGCAAGGACGTCCTCATGAGCATCGCCGACCGCCTCCTCCGCCACAACCACATACTG GACTGCCAGGTGGAAGTGGCCAAGACGAGCTTCGACGTGCGGCAGCCGGACAAGGAGCTGTGGAGCAAGGTGTGCAGGGGCTTCCTCAAGGGAAGGCTCCAGTCGTCGCAGCAGCAAG GACTGCCAGGTGGAAGTGGCCAAGACGAGCTTCGACGTGCGGCAGCCGGACAAGGAGCTGTGGAGCAAGGTGTGCAGGGGCTTCCTCAAGGGAAGGCTCCAGTCGTCGCAGCAGCAAGGTGTGGCGCTATAGCAGGAGGAAATTGGGGGGGCATTGGATGCCTAGGTTAA
- the LOC100282895 gene encoding p8MTCP1: MPFGTSSAMAHRAVDAVMGLRTVRHEIVISEAAAAAPPAPVMNANACSIHSKAFQDCLNNYGSEISKCQFYLDMLNECRRGVVCLSFCSNWDYSWILFSLPCISLIRHRETFNPLHECTMASRVHLVESVVTFSLSCVVGTDFCLFW, encoded by the exons ATGCCATTTGGTACGAGTAGTGCCATGGCACACAGGGCTGTTGATGCTGTAATGGGTCTCCGGACTGTTCGGCATGAGATTGTTATCTCagaagctgctgctgctgcccctCCTGCTCCAGTGATGAACGCTAATGCTTGCAGCATCCATTCTAAGGCTTTCCAAGAT TGTCTTAACAACTATGGCAGTGAGATCAGCAAGTGCCAGTTCTACCTTGACATGTTGAACGAGTGCCGCCGTGGTGTTGTCTGCCTGAGCTTTTGCTCCAATTGGGATTATTCATGGATTCTCTTTTCACTCCCATGTATCTCATTAATAAGACACCGTGAAACTTTTAACCCTCTCCACGAATGCACCATGGCATCACGGGTTCATCTTGTTGAATCTGTGGTTACGTTCTCTTTATCCTGTGTTGTTGGAACAGACTTCTGTCTCTTCTGGTGA
- the LOC100284196 gene encoding defense-related protein isoform X1, translating to MGMGPLDNAASAALEAAAAAAAAPSRAGSYAVLQCGEDSEYVRQKYGGYFAVFRALLEEDGERWRVYSAVRGELPADAEAAGFDGFVISGSCADAHGDEPWILALVDLTRRVHAAGKRVLGVCFGHQILCRALGGRTGRSAKGWDIGVSCIHPTAAAARLFAPLKLPVHMPVIEFHQDEVWELPPGAEALARSDKTRVEMFRLGGRAMGVQGHPEYSKDVLMSIADRLLRHNHILVINHNSNDSVPSVRLSLCLSVCLSVCDMEKKYLSLFCLLLAGLPGGSGQDELRRAAAGQGAVEQGVQGLPQGKAPVVAAARTARWKWPRRASTCGSRTRSCGARCAGASSREGSSRRSSKVWRYSRRKLGGHWMPRLIRHIVCFLYIKSCTETAIVVRSINKKKEGKNSSLVWFHLSVAPVHSRSAFASTSFLCNTRCICCLHLRLICGLKQNDYDSAVRLPSGYLSLELIFTEDKKKYKSQPT from the exons ATGGGAATGGGGCCGCTCGACAACGCCGCGTCGGCCGCGCtggaggccgccgccgccgccgccgccgccccctcgcGGGCGGGCTCGTACGCGGTGCTGCAGTGCGGCGAGGACTCGGAGTACGTGCGGCAGAAGTACGGCGGCTACTTCGCCGTCTTCcgcgcgctgctggaggaggACGGCGAGAGGTGGCGGGTGTACAGCGCCGTCCGCGGGGAGCTCCCCGCCGACGCCGAGGCAGCCGGGTTCGACGGGTTCGTCATCTCCGGGAGCTGCGCCGACGCGCACGGCGACGAGCCCTGGATCCTCGCGCTCGTCGACCTCACCCGCCGCGTCCACGCCGCCGGCAAGCGCGTCCTCGGCGTCTGCTTCGGCCACCAG ATCCTGTGCCGGGCGCTGGGCGGGCGCACGGGGCGGTCGGCCAAGGGCTGGGACATCGGGGTGAGCTGCATCCacccgacggcggcggcggcgcggctgtTCGCGCCGCTGAAGCTGCCCGTGCACATGCCGGTGATCGAGTTCCACCAGGACGAGGTGTGGGAGCTGCCCCCCGGCGCCGAGGCGCTGGCGCGGTCCGACAAGACCCGCGTCGAGATGTTCCGCCTCGGCGGCCGCGCCATGGGCGTCCAGGGCCACCCGGAGTACAGCAAGGACGTCCTCATGAGCATCGCCGACCGCCTCCTCCGCCACAACCACATACTGGTAATTAATCATAATAGTAACGACAGCGTGCCGAGTGTTCGTTTGTCTctctgtctgtctgtctgtctgtctgtctgtgACATGGAAAAAAAATATCTGTCCTTGTTTTGTTTGTTGTTGGCAGGACTGCCAGGTGGAAGTGGCCAAGACGAGCTTCGACGTGCGGCAGCCGGACAAGGAGCTGTGGAGCAAGGTGTGCAGGGGCTTCCTCAAGGGAAGGCTCCAGTCGTCGCAGCAGCAAG GACTGCCAGGTGGAAGTGGCCAAGACGAGCTTCGACGTGCGGCAGCCGGACAAGGAGCTGTGGAGCAAGGTGTGCAGGGGCTTCCTCAAGGGAAGGCTCCAGTCGTCGCAGCAGCAAGGTGTGGCGCTATAGCAGGAGGAAATTGGGGGGGCATTGGATGCCTAGGTTAATCCGTCATATTGTTTGTTTTTTATATATCAAGAGTTGTACAGAAACTGCTATCGTCGTCCGAAGCATTAATAAAAAAAAGGAGGGAAAAAATAGTTCGTTGGTTTGGTTCCATCTTTCCGTGGCACCAGTTCATTCTCGTAGTGCCTTTgcatccacttcttttctttgtaACACACGTTGCATATGCTGCTTGCATCTTCGGCTCATTTGTGGACTCAAACAAAACGACTACGACAGCGCTGTCCGCTTACCGTCGGGGTATCTGTCGTTGGAACTGATTTTTACGGAGGACAAAAAAAAATACAAGTCTCAACCGACCTGA
- the LOC103625981 gene encoding uncharacterized protein isoform X2, translating to MTCPAATATATTARIGARRGPCLWRSERRASFLVRSTSLLPDRPARDTRARAASELQQAPRPASATVPAHKVTVHDRQRGVIHEFVVPEDQYILHTAEAQDIRLPFACRHGCCTSCAVRIKSGQIRQPEALGISAELKDKGYALLCVGFPSGDVEVETQDEDEVYWLQFGRYFARGPVERDDYALELAMGDE from the exons atgACCTGCcccgccgccaccgccaccgccaccac GGCTCGCATCGGGGCGCGGAGAGGACCGTGCCTGTGGAGGAGCGAGAGGAGGGCCAGCTTCCTCGTCCGTTCCACGTCCCTGCTCCCGGACCGCCCGGCCCGGGACACGAGGGCGCGCGCCGCCTCGGAGCTGCAGCAAGCGCCTCGACCAGCCTCCGCTACCGTCCCCGCTCACAAGGTCACCGTCCACGACCGCCAGCGCGGGGTCATCCACGAATTCGTCGTGCCCGAG GACCAGTACATTCTGCACACGGCGGAGGCGCAGGACATCAGGCTGCCGTTCGCGTGCCGCCACG GTTGCTGCACAAGCTGTGCAGTCCGAATAAAATCAGGACAGATAAGGCAGCCTGAAGCACTTGGGATATCTGCAGAACTAAAAGATAAG GGCTATGCTTTGTTGTGTGTTGGTTTCCCATCTGGCGATGTTGAAGTCGAGACTCAAGATGAAGATGAG GTATATTGGCTCCAATTCGGGAGATACTTTGCACGAGGGCCAGTG GAAAGAGATGATTACGCGCTAGAACTTGCAATGGGAGACGAATGA